In Babesia microti strain RI chromosome IV, complete genome, the sequence TATATATCGTGTATTCCAATACAGCAGGATGGTTCATGCAATGGATTGCAGCATTATGCTGCATTAGGTAGGGATTATAATGGAGGATCTGCGGTAAATCTCACCCCATCCGATTCACCGCAGGATGTATACTCTACTGTATTGCAAGCTGTTATTGAAAAGGTACAAAATGATAATGTGATTGGCGAGAAAGACTATGAAATTTCTGCCAAATGCGTACAGTTGGGATTGCTGAAGCGGAAGGTTGTAAAACAGACGGTGATGACGATCTGCTACGGCGTAACTAGAAGTGGAGCTGTAGAACAAATCAAGCGCCAAATAATAGAGCTATATCCCTCCCAGATGCAGATAGAAGAGGTACATTCTTTGTCACAGTATATAGCTGACAAAATACTGAGCTCGATAAACAAGGTATTTAAGGAGGCTATGAAGATCAAGAGGTGGttggataaaatttcacTGGCACATAATTCTTTGGGTATACCTATCAATTGGCTTTCTCCAATTGGATTACCTTGTCATCAACCTTATTCAAAGTACACCAAAATGCATGTAGTTTCTCCACTACAATGTCTAAATATATCTGATCCAGATCCTGATAACCCAGATAAGCAGAAGCAAAAACTGGCCTTTCCTCCTAATTTTATCCACTCATTGGATGCAACGCATCTAATGATGACTGCTGAAGCACTGTTAATCAATGATAAAAGGCTGTGTAATTTTGCCGCTGTACACGACTCTTACTGGGCACTACCCAGTGATGTTGACACAATGAATGTTGCAATCAGAGAGgaatttgtgaaattgtATAGGCAACCAATACTCAAGAATTTATATCAGTTTTGCAGTGATAGGTTGGGATATTTGGGTAATGAGTTAATACCTGAACCACCGGAAATAGGTTCACTTGACATTGACGCTGTAACAAAGTCCAAGtatttttttcattaaCATGTATATTGgtaattgaaaattagGACTTAAGTTGTACAATTGTCTATTATTGTGTATTATCGTAACTATCGTATTATTTGATTGAATCTTTAAACgcatacaatttaaattgttaaagtATAAATTTCTACTTATGTGTAGAAATTGATCTAGCCAAAAATTGGTTATATAACTATTCgcattaataattgttacaaAACTAGAATAGCTCATCATGTATACACATGTAATTGTAGCGACTTTTTTAGAATTATTGTTAAGTGTATTGGCAACGACAGATACTAGTAATACtcatgtaaataaatttgaaagcGCTGAAATGATGGTATCAAAGAGCACTACCGATTCAAATCCTGTTTCCGTGATTGGTGTTATGGATAGGAATATCaaacataatttacataattcCTTGCAAGGCGCCAAGTGTAATGGCGCATACTGCAAATTGtctaataataaaaatgtggAATCCATGAAAAATGGGACTAATTTTCTTATTGTAAgcatataataatttttaggTTAAACATTTTTGCCTAAACAGTTGTGTATGTTGGCCTTTGTGGGCCTTTTCAATAGCTTATCTATTTTGCCAGTTCATAATCTTCTTAGCCTTTGTTCACTCTTCAgccaatatatttacaaatgtacgccattaatttttatctagGGAATTTGGGGAAAAACTTTTTACACTCATGGTGGTTTGTACTTaatcattttttcattGTTAACTGGTACAATTGGTGGATTGGTGGGATATTATAAATCATTCTGTATACCAGTAATACTGGCACTAATAGGTGGTTCCCTAAATGTAGGTGCTGCAGTTATTCTTGTTGGTAAGAGGTATTATCTCTATTTATTGCTAGGGGTGGATCTTTAGGGTTCTTATCAAGTGCAACCACTGGATTTATTTTGTCTTGTACAATTAGTGATGATTTCttcataataatatgtaaacATAATGTGACATAGTGACAACAATAATGTTTGGCATTGTTGGATTGGGATTGGGATTAATCCCCTTctgcaaaaatttgaaaatgaacATCAAGTACACTGAACGGTGTGATAGGTATACAGACTGTGAGTTAGGCTAGAAGATTTGAATAACTATGGAAGTAACGAATCATCCAACTCTGATACAAGTAGCAGATCGTAAGTAgtgatttatttaggcgATTGTTGAGGGCTAAAACGGTGGGAAGTTATAGACCAAGTATATAGAGTTAAAGCATTGTGTGTATAAGGGATGagtatttttataattttagataaaattgactCAAACAGTTAAAATACTTTTTAAAAATCGATTGGTTTTCGATTAGCCACTTAACACTTATTAATATTCAATGTTTGAgttgtattattttcaatatatttttataaatgcaAATTACACATATTTTGCATATCcattatcattaattagtgGAATCGATAATAATGGAAAAAATAGTGTAATTAGCAAATAAGCAATTTACTCTGGTTTATTACTCACATAtacttaatttttgtaaaatcttaaacaatatattactaataCATATGATCATGGCGTTTACCGCACCAATACATTAATAGGTAAAATCACCGATAAGCAAGCAGCAACtgtataacatttattgCTAAATGTTTGTTAGATAATTATctgataaataattaataatacacataaaattgatattgcatatgataaattagtgATACATCAGCGCagtttgtcaaaatttagGAATGCATCATGCCTCTGCTGATCTATAACCCCTTTGGCAAGTAGACTCTTCAAATgcattttataaatgaaaGATGGCTTGGGGTTTATTGTGTGATAGGATGGATTGTGGGCCAACATGAAAAGTCCAACGCCCAGACACAGTGAGACAACGCAATATCTGCGCAAAAATTTGACTCTATCTTTGGCAAAGGGAAGTTTGAATAAGTATTCAGTGGGTACAAACATTTTTGCCTATGTTAACTGTATCATTAATGGTTTGTAAAGGGGTAGACGATCAGTTTGAAAACTACTACAagtaaatatcattatgATCAACTTGTAAAGTTATTCTCATCATGTTACACTTGGATAATTATAACTAATGTcagtttaaattgttaaaattttgtgtatGACTTACCTCCAAATTATCTTAAGGTAGGCAAGAGTATAGCCTGGATAGAATGGACGTGGGGAAATTAATGTAGAGTATGTATCAAATGAATGtgaaaaaataatcaaataaagTCATGTAATATGGAATCTGATCAGACTCCAGAGGAGTTGTTTATCCGCAGATGCTACAGGAGGGATGTTAGATCACTCTCGATCAGCTATATTGAGCAACCCGAAAAACTTACCGCACTGGAAAAGTTTATAAAAACTGAGACAATTTCGGAATTGCACATAATTCAAGTAACCAGAATTCCTTTAGAGTATATTCTTACCACTTTTATAAACCATCCCTGCAATTTGACCACATTTGAAATCAAAACTGTATCACTTTCCTGGGATGATAACACTATTGCCCTCattgccaaattttttgGACTACACCGTAATACTATTAGGCACTTAACTATAAGATGTTACCTAAAAAGCAAACACATAGCCACGATACTTCAGTGTGTACCGATTGGCATTGAATCTTTAGATCTATCAGAGAATATATTCGATAAGGAATCACACTACCTCGAACCCCTAATTCAAGTGATTGGCGACAGTGAGTTAATTGAACTCAAGTTATCTAATACTAGTATGAGCAAAGTTGGTATCCGCAATTTATTCGTAAAACTTGGTGAATTAAATAAACCAATAGCCTTACGCAATATACAAGGTAGGTGGCATTGATTTAGGCATTGAAATAGCAAATAGTAACATTGTAAACGGCACTAAGGAGGTTGATACCATTAACCaactcaaatttatcaagaATTCAGATTACTTAAACTATTTAAGAGATGTTTATTTCCTGAAACTGATGATAGATAATCGCATTCGGGTGTGGTGGCCTCCTACAACTACTGAAGTATGTGCTCTGTGTTATATAGACCAAGACGTTGTATTCTGGTCGTTATTGGCCTGCAAAGGTGCTTCAAGTTAATACAATGGACAAAATACTCGTTGTGAAATATGATAACGATGAATTAGACTACGTACAACATACGTGTATACAACCATTATCGCCTTTTAAGTTTGGCGGTGGATTGTCTGATAATATTATAGAAAATActttttttattaaaaaaattgttgatttaCCCGTGGATCAAACTAATAAAAGGAAACCTGTAATGGATTTTGTAGAATCGGAATGGGGTATAAATGATACATTGGCTGGTAACTTAATTACATGTGGCGAATTATGCGAGTTTAGAGATCCACGTGACATAAATTCCACAGACCCCAGCGATTTTGTGGGTTATACCAAAGAATTAAATCCGGAAGAACCACTATATTCGTGCAAGTGTATCTATCAAGACGACGAACATGCTGAAGTATCTTCATGTAACATTAGACGGGCAGTTGTAGTTAAATGGAATAATTGGGTGTATGAATGCGCTAGAGCTCATAGATTAATTGCAAGAAaccaaaataatttgataagtAAACTAAATGTTCTGGTTGAGAGTGTTTGGGTTTATCCAAGAGTTATAACATCTGAAACTAAACTGGCATCTTATCCTTCAAATATGAGAGTAGATTCATTGCAAAAACATAGAAaagcaattaaatttgaccTAAGGAACCATCCAGGTCTAAAAGGGtttgatgatattaaatcCATCGACAATTTGGACCGCTTTGAACtgattaaaaaatgcaaAAGTTTCCACGATGAACTGGTAACTGCTAAAGCTAAGTTGAACATTTTTGATTTTCTGGAAAATGAATGCCAGGAATTGCGTGTTCAGGTGGATAGGTATGAGACAAAAATACAAGAATTAGAGTCTCAATTGTTATGTTTCATATGCACAAAAAGTAAgattaattgcataattcACCCATGCGGCCACTTCCAAATTTGTGATATGTAAGCAATACCTAATCTAGATGTGCTAGTACCATGGGTAAATGCCCATCTTGCACCAACAGGATAACAAGTATAcaattgatcaaatttgCACTGTGTTAATTTCGCATAGTATACAAATAACAATGGAAATCATGTAAGCTTTTCATACGTTAGCGTAGCACCGACACTAGTATCGTTAAGTTTAGGTGGATCCAATTTACATTCGTTAAGTAGTTCATCATAATCTTGGTCGAATTCTGTGTTGTCgtatatttgattaaaagCATCGTTAATTTCCGCCTGAAATTCGCGTTGTTCCTGCATATCTTCTATAAGCCTATCTAACTTTTCAATAGGCATATTGGCTTGTAGTTGCTTTTGCAATTCAACGCCCTTGCTCAGAGCCGTGTATGCTGTATGTTGGATACTGGCACTTTCAAGAGTGATATGCTGTGTTTCCAATGTgacaattgaattatttatacgAGCAAGTTCTTCCATATAAAGCTTCTTTTTCCTTAGAGATGCGATTGCTCCTGCCTTATCTTCCACACCGGCCCTTGCCTTGGCCTCCTCCGTTGCATGCTTTATTGGTCGTTCAACTCACCTTGATTTGTGCTTCTAGGAGTGTTTGTCGGTCTACAAGGGATTGAATGGCCTTTTTCCCTTCTAAAATAGTCTCGTCTATAGTTATCTGAGAGGTTGCGCCATTTGCCCGATGTTTTGGAGAGTTGGGATTATGTCTGCCcttaaaaaatgaaaacaTGCCTAACTCATCAGGAATTTTAGACTAAAAATAGCATAAAGTCAAAGTAAACATGTAATTAAGCAACTGTGTGTAAGAATGTGTAAGAAAGTGGGAGGTATTGTTTTGTAAAACCTCAGCCAGATCTGCATATTTGTGGGGCCCACCCATTAGTGGATATATCACTTGCATTCATTTGAAcgataaattaaaaatataaacgTTAGCCACGTAGAAATTTGATAGAAAAGGtgaataatatatgtaatttaggTTATGCCCCTCGAGTTTGATATTACTGGAGTGACTGATCCATTTTCGCACAGTGGTGGTAGCGAAAAGGGTCGTAACAATTGTTCTAGCAACTTTGTTCACATTAGAAATCAACAAAGAAATGGACGTAAAAGCGTAACAACTGTTCAGGGTCTACAGGATACACTGGATCTAAAAAAAGTTGTACGCGCTTTGAAAAAAGAGTTTAGTTGTAATGGCACGGTCATTTCGCACCCAGAATATGGTcctattatacaattacaaGTAATTCCATGTATTATTTAGGGAGATAAGAGGCATGATGTCGTAAACTTCTTAGAAAGGGAAAACCTCTGCTCATCGGACCAAATCAGATTGCATGGGGCGTAGTTTGTCTCTTTATCATTGTACAAATGtgttttttaatttagtttCGCatgatgatttatataGCGTAGCTAAGCAAATTTCAAACAGTTACAACCTTGCCTAGTCCTTAACCAAGGTTGTCGTGTCAGTGTGTGCGTCAGTGTGGTTAGCCTCCGTAGCGCCATGTACTATGGCAGAGCTACCACACAATATATACGCTTACTAATACAATAATCTTACTCTTACAATTAGTCTATATCGcaaatatcacaatttgttataagATAAATGACGTGAGGGTTGCTGTGATAGGCGGCGGCCACGCAGGCATTGAAGCCGCGACTGCTGCAGCCAGACTTGGTGCAAAATCTTATTTAATAACTCAAAATAAGCGTACACTCGGGGAATTATCTTGCAATCCCTCAATTGGCGGCATTGGCAAGGGTAACTTGGTTTGTGAAGTTGATGCCCTGGATGGGATTATGGGCAAGGCGGCAGACATGGGTGCCATCCACTACAGGATGCTGAATGGCAGCAGGGGCCACGCCGTTAGGGGCCCCCGCACCCAGCAAGATAGGCAGTTATACAAGCTCGCCGTGCAGGAAATCCTTAACGATTATAACAACTTAACTGTGGGACAAACAacttatttagataatagAGGATGAAGTTGAGGATTTGTCACTTCGCACTGACGACACTGGCGTTAGGGTTGACGGAGTAAAATTGAGAACTGGTACAATGAATGTGGACGCAGTGGTACTATCTACTGGTACATTTTTGGGAGGCCGCTGTCTTATAGGCAAAGAAAGGTGAGTTAGCCCTGAAATAGATTTTTTGGTGGACGATTATGCCGTTTGACAGGAGAATTTGAGAAACCTGCGAACCAGCTATCAGACACGCTTAAAAGgttaaatttaccaatatcACGATTCAAAACAGGCACTCCTCCTAGACTTTATCGCAATAGCATCGATTTTTCCAAGCTACAGGCCCAAGAATCTGATATTCCGTTTGCTTTTTCCTACATCAATACGCAGCCAAAGGTATTAGGCGATaagaatttgatattgtGTCATCTTGTTAGGACCAACGAACAAGTTAAGGAGATAGTACTTAAgaatttggataaattgcCTGAGTATCATGGTGGTGGTTTGGGCAATGGCCCCAGATATTGTCCGTCAATTGCCAGTAAGGTaacaaaaatgtttaaGCAGTTTGTTCGGTTCCCCAATGCTAATGATCACATAATTTGGCTTGAGCCTGAAGGTTTGGATTCGGATATTATTTATCCAAATGGTATTTCTGGCGCATTTCCCCCTGAAATACAAGAGAAAATAATGCACAGTATGCCAGGTTTAGCAAATGTTAAAGTGAAATCATATGCATATGATGTGGAGTACGACTATATAAATCCAAGATGTTTGAGGCATTCATTGGAATGTATTGATGTCAAGGGATTGTATCTAGCTGGTCAAATTATCGGCACAACAGGTAATCCTCGCctataaattaatcatagTTGAATTGATTTCACTTAGGTTATGAAGAGGCGGCGGCCCTGGGCCTAATTGCCGGAACGAATGCAGCCCTTAATAACGGTCCACCGTTTGTTATTGAACGCACTATGGGTTACATTGGAGTGCTGGTTGATGATTTAGTGCGTAAAGGGGTTAGCGAGCCATATCGCATGTTTACCAGCAGGGCTGAATACAGATTGTCGTTGAGGTATGACAACGCCGATCTGAGGCTTACTCCATTGGGGATCCAAATTGGCTTGGTAAGAGACAGAGAGAGGATTGATATGATAAAGGAGAAGTCTGCTAGATCTCAAGCTTGTCTTGATAGGCTCAATAGTTTCAAAATTGGCGGAGATAAGGCGATAGATAGCATTGTTTCTGGTCACGAATCATTGCAAACAGCTGagaataaaatttttgcctCGATGTGTGACGGTTTTGAACTCAATAACACAATAGTTGAAAGTGATATTGACATACAACCAAACTACGATATGTTATTTACAACACTAGATGAATATAGGAAGGAAATCGgcaaatatattaataccAAAGTACCGCCGTGG encodes:
- a CDS encoding tRNA uridine 5-carboxymethylaminomethyl modification enzyme MnmG (overlaps_old_locusTagID:BBM_III09035) is translated as MGKAADMGAIHYRMLNGSRGHAVRGPRTQQDRQLYKLAVQEILNDYNNLTIIEDEVEDLSLRTDDTGVRVDGVKLRTGTMNVDAVVLSTGTFLGGRCLIGKERFFGGRLCRLTGEFEKPANQLSDTLKRLNLPISRFKTGTPPRLYRNSIDFSKLQAQESDIPFAFSYINTQPKVLGDKNLILCHLVRTNEQVKEIVLKNLDKLPEYHGGGLGNGPRYCPSIASKFVRFPNANDHIIWLEPEGLDSDIIYPNGISGAFPPEIQEKIMHSMPGLANVKVKSYAYDVEYDYINPRCLRHSLECIDVKGLYLAGQIIGTTGYEEAAALGLIAGTNAALNNGPPFVIERTMGYIGVLVDDLVRKGVSEPYRMFTSRAEYRLSLRYDNADLRLTPLGIQIGLVRDRERIDMIKEKSARSQACLDRLNSFKIGGDKAIDSIVSGHESLQTAENKIFASMCDGFELNNTIVESDIDIQPNYDMLFTTLDEYRKEIGKYINTKVPPWCCGVVESTIRYSPYIQRDYHAKNRLKRVEEYLIPPEISYTDKQFNFLSAEEIEILQRHKPRCLKDMLEIQGITPASVTMIASLIFK
- a CDS encoding hypothetical protein (overlaps_old_locusTagID:BBM_III09020); protein product: MFVPTEYLFKLPFAKDRVKFLRRYCVVSLCLGVGLFMLAHNPSYHTINPKPSFIYKMHLKSLLAKGVIDQQRHDAFLNFDKLR
- a CDS encoding hypothetical protein (overlaps_old_locusTagID:BBM_III09015) — encoded protein: MYTHVIVATFLELLLSVLATTDTSNTHVNKFESAEMMVSKSTTDSNPVSVIGVMDRNIKHNLHNSLQGAKCNGAYCKLSNNKNVESMKNGTNFLIVKHFCLNSCVCWPLWAFSIAYLFCQFIIFLAFVHSSANIFTNGIWGKTFYTHGGLYLIIFSLLTGTIGGLVGYYKSFCIPVILALIGGSLNVGAAVILVVTTIMFGIVGLGLGLIPFCKNLKMNIKYTERCDRLEDLNNYGSNESSNSDTSSRS
- a CDS encoding hypothetical protein (overlaps_old_locusTagID:BBM_III09025;~overlaps_old_locusTagID:BBM_III09030); the protein is MESDQTPEELFIRRCYRRDVRSLSISYIEQPEKLTALEKFIKTETISELHIIQVTRIPLEYILTTFINHPCNLTTFEIKTVSLSWDDNTIALIAKFFGLHRNTIRHLTIRCYLKSKHIATILQCVPIGIESLDLSENIFDKESHYLEPLIQVIGDSELIELKLSNTSMSKVGIRNLFVKLGELNKPIALRNIQGIEIANSNIVNGTKEVDTINQLKFIKNSDYLNYLRDVYFLKLMIDNRIRVWWPPTTTETKTLYSGRYWPAKVLQVNTMDKILVVKYDNDELDYVQHTCIQPLSPFKFGGGLSDNIIENTFFIKKIVDLPVDQTNKRKPVMDFVESEWGINDTLAGNLITCGELCEFRDPRDINSTDPSDFVGYTKELNPEEPLYSCKCIYQDDEHAEVSSCNIRRAVVVKWNNWVYECARAHRLIARNQNNLISKLNVLVESVWVYPRVITSETKLASYPSNMRVDSLQKHRKAIKFDLRNHPGLKGFDDIKSIDNLDRFELIKKCKSFHDELVTAKAKLNIFDFLENECQELRVQVDRYETKIQELESQLLCFICTKSKINCIIHPCGHFQICDICASTMGKCPSCTNRITSIQLIKFALC
- a CDS encoding charged multivesicular body protein 4 (overlaps_old_locusTagID:BBM_III09030) is translated as MFSFFKGRHNPNSPKHRANGATSQITIDETILEGKKAIQSLVDRQTLLEAQIKHATEEAKARAGVEDKAGAIASLRKKKLYMEELARINNSIVTLETQHITLESASIQHTAYTALSKGVELQKQLQANMPIEKLDRLIEDMQEQREFQAEINDAFNQIYDNTEFDQDYDELLNECKLDPPKLNDTSVGATLTYEKLT
- a CDS encoding translation initiation factor SUI1 (overlaps_old_locusTagID:BBM_III09033) is translated as MPLEFDITGVTDPFSHSGGSEKGRNNCSSNFVHIRNQQRNGRKSVTTVQGLQDTLDLKKVVRALKKEFSCNGTVISHPEYGPIIQLQGDKRHDVVNFLERENLCSSDQIRLHGA